A single region of the Lycium barbarum isolate Lr01 chromosome 2, ASM1917538v2, whole genome shotgun sequence genome encodes:
- the LOC132626897 gene encoding patellin-3, with amino-acid sequence MADKEHTPQPPATPEEDTPPPPTPPPPSVQPEPEPPLASVEVESVTEPEEHHSSSVTTVVETEAPLTQPPPEPTVLASEQVSVTVPEKEPEGVITESDKSKPVEVKKKIPESLVSFKEESNKASDLSDPEGKALEELKFLVQEGIKNQSFTTGTPVKTQEATEITDLPQEVSIWGVPLMKDDRSDAILLKFLRARDFKVKESFAMLKNTILWRKEFNIEELVDEDLGDDLEKVVFMDGHDKEGHPVCYNVYGEFQNKELYNKTFGDEEKRNKFLRWRIQFLEKSIRKLDFNPGGINTIFQVSDLKNSPGPGKRELRIATRQALLLLQDNYPEFVAKQVFINVPWWYLAFYTMISPFMTQRTKSKFVFAGPSKTAETLYKYISPEQVPVQYGGLSVDYCECNPEFTFNDPVTEIIVKPATKQTVEIIVNEKCTIVWELRVLGWEVTYSAEYVPNTGSGYTINIQKPRKMTPTDEPVVSSSFKIVELGKILLTIDNPTSKKKKLLYRYKDKPYSD; translated from the exons ATGGCTGATAAAGAACATACTCCCCAGCCACCAGCCACACCTGAGGAAGATACCCCACCCCCACCTACACCTCCACCACCATCAGTACAACCTGAACCAGAACCACCTCTTGCTTCAGTTGAAGTTGAATCAGTAACTGAACCTGAAGAACATCACTCTTCTTCAGTTACTACTGTAGTTGAAACAGAAGCTCCTTTAACTCAACCTCCACCAGAACCAACTGTTCTTGCATCTGAACAAGTGTCTGTTACTGTACCTGAGAAAGAACCTGAGGGTGTTATTACTGAATCTGACAAATCTAAACCAGTTGAAGTGAAAAAAAAGATCCCTGAATCTTTAGTTTCATTTAAAGAAGAAAGCAACAAAGCTTCAGATCTATCTGATCCTGAAGGAAAAGCACTTGAAGAACTGAAATTTCTTGTTCAAGAAGGGATTAAAAATCAAAGCTTTACTACTGGAACCCCAGTGAAAACCCAAGAAGCAACAGAAATCACTGATTTGCCTCAAGAAGTATCTATTTGGGGAGTGCCACTAATGAAAGATGATAGGAGTGATGCGATTCTGCTTAAGTTTCTTAGAGCTAGAGATTTCAAGGTGAAGGAGTCATTTGCTATGTTAAAGAACACAATTTTATGGAGAAAAGAGTTTAACATTGAAGAGCTTGTAGATGAGGATCTTGGAGATGATCTTGAAAAAGTTGTGTTTATGGATGGTCATGACAAAGAAGGACATCCTGTTTGTTATAATGTGTATGGGGAGTTTCAGAATAAGGAATTGTATAACAAAACATTTGGAGATGAGGAGAAGAGAAACAAGTTTTTACGTTGGCGAATTCAGTTCTTGGAGAAAAGTATAAGGAAGCTGGATTTCAATCCTGGCGGAATTAATACTATATTTCAAGTTAGTGATCTTAAGAACTCTCCTGGTCCAGGGAAAAGGGAGCTTCGAATTGCTACTAGGCAGGCCTTGCTATTGCTTCAGGATAATTATCCTGAGTTCGTCGCTAAGCAG GTATTCATCAATGTCCCTTGGTGGTATTTAGCTTTCTACACAATGATCAGCCCATTCATGACCCAGAGAACAAAAAGCAAGTTTGTATTTGCTGGTCCATCAAAGACCGCAGAAACTCTTTACAA GTATATATCTCCAGAGCAAGTACCTGTTCAATATGGGGGCCTCAGTGTCGATTACTGTGAATGCAATCCTGAATTCACTTTCAATGATCCAGTCACAGAGATCATTGTAAAACCTGCAACAAAGCAGACCGTGGAGATCATTGTAAATGAG AAGTGCACTATTGTGTGGGAGCTACGTGTATTGGGTTGGGAGGTGACATATAGTGCTGAATATGTGCCGAATACAGGCAGTGGATATACTATTAACATACAGAAGCCTAGGAAGATGACCCCAACGGATGAACCTGTTGTTAGCAGCAGCTTCAAGATTGTTGAGCTTGGTAAGATACTGTTGACGATTGACAACCCTACGTCGAAGAAGAAGAAGCTTCTCTACAGGTACAAGGATAAGCCCTATTCCGATTGA